A single window of Methylomarinum sp. Ch1-1 DNA harbors:
- a CDS encoding N-6 DNA methylase, whose product MTNNDIVQKLWNLCDVLRDDGINYSDYVTELVLLLFIKMVHENTEAGTLKKHPLPQGCRWTDLNSKSGINLLNDYKAILLALSTGKRTEADPDEQGKTVEVQVHDDPLISAIYTDAQTRLREPRHLEQMIKTLDQIDWFSAQKDGLGDLYEGLLEKNASETKSGAGQYFTPRALINSMVRCIKPQAGELIQDPAAGTAGFLIAADQYIKQQTDDLFDLNAQQQQFQKNKAFIGVELVPSTRRLALMNCLLHGMEGDDEGVVHLGNALGLAGAGLAKADVILANPPFGTAKGGEASITRDDLTYKTSNKQLAFLQHIYRNLKPGGRAAVVLPDNVLFEAGQGTQIRRDLMNKCNLHTILRLPTGIFYAQGVKTNVLFFSKGSAGDKHQEENCTEKVWVYDLRTNMPSFGKRNPFGEQHLKPFEKAYTPLSLEGIGAGGEGEYATDFLKQRKEGEWSFDAQKIETPKTDENQNVDDRLAHSRWRCFSRQWIAEHKGDSLDISWLKDADSVDAANLPEPAVLAGEAMSELTEALRELDGLMLALGAGGQAQVQKNPLAEILDTGNEI is encoded by the coding sequence ATGACTAACAACGATATTGTCCAAAAACTCTGGAACCTGTGCGACGTACTGCGCGACGACGGTATTAACTACAGCGATTACGTCACCGAGCTGGTGCTGCTCTTGTTTATCAAGATGGTGCATGAAAACACCGAAGCCGGTACGCTGAAAAAACACCCGTTGCCCCAAGGCTGTCGCTGGACCGATTTGAACTCTAAATCCGGCATCAACTTGCTTAATGATTACAAAGCAATATTACTGGCTCTTTCAACCGGCAAGCGCACCGAAGCCGACCCGGACGAACAAGGCAAAACTGTAGAGGTGCAAGTGCATGACGACCCGCTGATCAGCGCCATCTACACCGATGCGCAAACCCGCCTGCGCGAACCGCGCCACTTGGAACAAATGATCAAAACCCTGGACCAGATCGACTGGTTCAGTGCACAAAAAGACGGCCTGGGCGATTTGTATGAAGGCTTGCTGGAAAAAAACGCCTCCGAGACCAAATCCGGCGCGGGCCAATACTTCACCCCGCGCGCCCTGATCAACAGCATGGTGCGCTGCATCAAGCCGCAGGCCGGCGAACTGATACAGGACCCGGCCGCCGGCACCGCCGGCTTTTTAATCGCCGCCGACCAATACATCAAACAGCAAACCGACGACTTGTTCGATCTGAATGCCCAACAGCAACAGTTCCAAAAAAACAAGGCCTTCATCGGCGTCGAACTGGTGCCCTCCACCCGGCGTCTGGCGTTGATGAACTGTTTGCTGCACGGCATGGAAGGCGACGACGAAGGCGTCGTGCATTTGGGCAATGCCTTGGGCCTAGCCGGTGCAGGATTGGCCAAGGCCGACGTGATTCTGGCCAATCCGCCGTTCGGCACCGCCAAGGGTGGCGAAGCCAGCATCACCCGCGATGACCTGACCTATAAAACCAGTAACAAACAGCTGGCCTTTTTGCAGCACATCTACCGCAACCTGAAACCCGGCGGACGCGCCGCGGTGGTGTTGCCGGACAACGTCTTGTTCGAGGCCGGACAAGGCACACAGATTCGCCGTGATTTAATGAACAAGTGCAACCTGCACACCATATTGCGCCTGCCGACCGGCATCTTCTACGCCCAGGGCGTCAAAACCAATGTGCTGTTTTTCAGCAAAGGTTCGGCCGGCGACAAGCACCAGGAAGAAAACTGCACCGAGAAGGTCTGGGTCTACGACCTGCGCACCAATATGCCCAGCTTCGGCAAACGAAACCCCTTCGGCGAACAGCATTTAAAACCGTTTGAAAAAGCCTACACTCCCCTCTCCCTAGAAGGGATAGGGGCCGGGGGAGAGGGTGAATACGCCACGGACTTTCTTAAACAAAGAAAAGAAGGCGAATGGTCATTCGACGCGCAAAAAATTGAAACGCCAAAAACCGACGAAAACCAAAACGTCGACGACCGCCTAGCCCACAGCCGCTGGCGCTGCTTTAGCCGCCAATGGATAGCCGAACACAAAGGCGATTCGCTGGATATCAGTTGGCTGAAAGATGCCGACAGTGTCGATGCCGCCAATTTGCCTGAACCTGCCGTGTTGGCTGGTGAAGCGATGAGCGAACTGACCGAAGCTTTACGGGAATTGGATGGGTTGATGTTGGCGTTAGGGGCTGGCGGTCAAGCACAAGTACAAAAAAACCCGTTGGCCGAAATTCTGGACACTGGTAACGAGATATGA